The proteins below come from a single Spiroplasma endosymbiont of Atherix ibis genomic window:
- a CDS encoding lipoprotein gives MKKLLSLLGTVTLIATSTTTVIACGTKSENKPEEPKEDLNEIIKDFQEEATNIYIEHMKNEVNQNLIGIQENEKKYLFIKKDNIKLFSNKAKELTLKDKKDIDHDENIILSSKILAEKLNELKKINKYKIILDDIDSLFDGVEIIYNDNFEIKSGELSEGVYIGNFINEYKINIKYKGKYSFEKFELKDILKYTSTDSEAFKKDGEEIQEKIAKNFFLSNEVKDFSNFNWSEIKDSKQDWESFGDYSENIKKYVNSNNNYSQSLINFIKKNYFKKFQNLNINFNKKSIYKEGTFKNNFLTAFENKNPKDFNNFSNSKEESKKMFELIFRKDINSQESKQILNNIYLTSSNKQEWLKEWDQLKDNYFKEMKFNNEEINAIKKLDSYKSSIANFKLKITGLSIKFGDNENAYIHELPDFNLISSYSYNSKQTDINWDLLNELILKNIVKNIQDFYGIDTSFKYPDFYSNDNYLFNLKNKELVNIFKNETTSNNDKYSISVLNMILSGNSTGSWYLERSKSLKDLMDKLNFSHFINKEYYEKREYYFNLNSLVTIYNTKTTGTSSALYEKNNDIINFNRNSISLKKNDLLKYLTFAMGYLKFSIDIGNLLINKNGDIKEIIKFIE, from the coding sequence ATGAAAAAATTATTAAGTTTACTAGGTACAGTAACTTTAATTGCTACATCAACTACAACAGTAATAGCATGTGGCACAAAATCAGAAAATAAGCCTGAAGAACCAAAAGAGGATTTAAATGAAATAATAAAGGATTTTCAAGAAGAAGCTACAAATATTTATATTGAGCATATGAAAAATGAAGTTAATCAAAATCTTATTGGTATACAAGAAAATGAAAAAAAATATTTATTCATTAAAAAAGATAACATAAAACTTTTTTCAAATAAAGCAAAAGAATTAACTTTAAAAGATAAAAAAGATATTGATCATGATGAAAATATAATCCTAAGTTCAAAAATATTGGCAGAAAAATTAAATGAGTTAAAAAAAATAAATAAATATAAAATTATTTTAGATGATATTGATTCACTTTTTGATGGAGTTGAAATTATTTATAATGATAATTTTGAAATAAAATCTGGAGAGTTGTCTGAAGGAGTTTATATAGGAAATTTTATAAATGAATATAAAATAAACATAAAATATAAAGGCAAATATTCTTTTGAAAAATTTGAACTTAAAGATATTTTAAAATATACTTCAACAGATAGTGAAGCTTTTAAAAAAGATGGAGAAGAAATACAAGAAAAAATTGCAAAAAATTTTTTCCTATCTAATGAAGTAAAAGATTTTTCAAATTTTAATTGAAGTGAAATAAAAGATAGTAAACAAGATTGAGAAAGTTTTGGAGATTATAGTGAAAATATAAAAAAATATGTAAATTCTAATAATAACTATTCTCAAAGTTTAATAAATTTTATTAAAAAAAATTATTTTAAAAAATTTCAAAATCTAAATATAAATTTTAATAAAAAAAGTATCTACAAGGAAGGAACTTTTAAAAATAATTTCTTAACAGCTTTTGAAAATAAAAATCCAAAGGATTTTAATAATTTTTCAAATTCAAAAGAAGAATCTAAAAAAATGTTTGAATTAATTTTTAGAAAAGATATTAATAGTCAAGAAAGCAAACAAATATTAAACAATATTTATTTAACTTCTTCTAATAAACAGGAATGATTAAAAGAATGAGATCAACTTAAAGATAATTATTTTAAAGAAATGAAATTTAATAACGAAGAAATAAATGCTATTAAAAAACTTGATAGTTATAAAAGTTCAATTGCTAATTTTAAATTAAAAATAACAGGACTATCAATTAAATTTGGAGATAATGAAAATGCATATATTCATGAACTACCCGACTTTAATCTTATAAGTTCTTATTCATATAATTCAAAACAAACAGATATTAATTGAGATCTATTAAATGAATTAATATTAAAAAATATAGTAAAAAATATTCAAGACTTTTATGGAATAGATACAAGCTTTAAATACCCTGATTTTTATTCAAATGATAATTATTTATTTAATTTAAAAAATAAGGAACTTGTCAATATTTTTAAAAATGAAACAACTTCTAATAATGATAAATACAGTATTTCAGTTTTAAATATGATATTGAGTGGAAATTCAACTGGAAGTTGATACTTAGAAAGATCAAAATCTCTAAAAGATTTAATGGACAAACTAAATTTCTCTCATTTTATTAATAAAGAATATTATGAAAAAAGAGAATATTATTTCAATTTAAATAGTCTAGTAACAATTTATAACACAAAAACTACAGGAACAAGTTCAGCTCTTTATGAAAAAAATAATGATATTATTAATTTCAATAGAAATTCTATATCTTTGAAAAAAAATGACTTACTTAAATATCTTACATTTGCTATGGGATATTTAAAATTTTCTATAGACATTGGAAATTTATTAATAAATAAAAATGGTGATATAAAAGAAATTATTAAATTTATAGAATAA
- a CDS encoding DDE-type integrase/transposase/recombinase produces the protein MCTVQDNLTREIIGKSKRIDNQKTNFVLEAVKMAYRNKKYLGPILLHSDNGNQYTSENYINLCNDLQIIRSYSKPGTPHHNGKHESFHSRLKDETIRTCHIENINQCLKIAWAWLDFYNNDRIRINKKW, from the coding sequence ATTTGCACAGTTCAAGATAATTTAACTAGAGAAATAATAGGAAAATCTAAAAGAATAGATAATCAAAAAACAAATTTTGTGCTTGAAGCTGTAAAAATGGCATATAGAAATAAAAAATATTTAGGTCCAATATTATTACATTCAGATAATGGAAATCAATATACTTCTGAAAACTACATAAATTTATGTAATGATTTGCAAATCATTAGAAGTTATTCAAAACCAGGAACACCTCATCATAATGGCAAGCATGAAAGTTTTCATAGTCGTTTAAAAGATGAAACTATAAGAACATGTCATATTGAAAACATCAATCAATGCTTAAAAATAGCATGAGCATGATTAGATTTTTATAATAATGATAGAATTAGAATAAATAAAAAATGATAA
- the tkt gene encoding transketolase translates to MNKDNKNLNALRILGIEAVNKANSGHPGIVLGASPIVYTLFTKLMNLNPKNPSWFNRDRFVLSAGHGSALLYSALHLSGFDLSIEEMQKFRQLNSKTPGHPEFGHTQGVEATTGPLGQGFAMGVGMALAESHLASKYNTDKHEVINHFTYVLCGDGDLQEGVCQEAISFAGRYKLNKLIVLHDSNDIQLDARVEVAQSEDIQAKFKAAGWNTLKIENGEDLQAIEKAIETAQKSEKPTYIEVKTIIGIGSTNQGTTKVHGAPLGSDIATVKKYFNWNEQDFTIPKEVYDFWKINVLNRGVALNDQWDKMFAAYKKENPQLAEQLLKSINKEWDIDLKELEALNKGTEQATRVSSGEVFNLLSKNIPGIIGGSADLCESTKIKGTDGNYDFDNKKGRNIMYGVREFAMSSINNGIALHGGLLPMASGFFVFADYLKPALRMSSIMNLQTLSVFTHDSIAVGEDGPTHQPIEQLAMLRSIPNMSVYRPCDMLETIASYYNALNNKNNPSVIVATRQNLKELNHSKTIIDDVKKGAYILSKTNKANITLIASGSETSLALEVKNELEKNNQKVNVVSMPNMNEFLKQSKDYQDSIIDKNTIRFSIELLSTYGWHRFLGDSGKAYGIDTFGYSAPAQDVIKEIKFTSSEISKDILNHLK, encoded by the coding sequence ATGAATAAAGATAACAAAAATTTAAATGCCTTAAGAATTTTGGGTATAGAAGCTGTTAACAAAGCTAATTCAGGACATCCAGGAATAGTTTTAGGAGCAAGTCCAATAGTTTATACATTATTTACTAAATTAATGAATTTAAACCCTAAAAATCCATCTTGATTTAATAGAGATAGATTTGTACTAAGTGCAGGTCATGGTAGTGCTTTACTTTATAGTGCTTTGCATTTATCAGGATTTGATCTTTCAATTGAAGAAATGCAAAAATTTAGACAATTAAACTCAAAAACTCCAGGACACCCAGAATTTGGTCACACACAAGGAGTTGAAGCAACAACAGGTCCATTAGGTCAAGGATTTGCAATGGGAGTTGGTATGGCACTTGCTGAAAGTCATTTAGCAAGTAAATATAACACTGATAAACATGAAGTTATAAACCACTTTACATATGTATTGTGTGGTGATGGTGATTTGCAAGAAGGAGTTTGTCAAGAGGCAATAAGTTTTGCTGGAAGATATAAACTTAATAAATTAATTGTTTTACACGATTCAAATGATATTCAACTTGATGCACGTGTTGAAGTAGCACAAAGTGAAGATATTCAAGCAAAATTCAAAGCAGCAGGGTGAAATACTTTAAAAATTGAAAATGGCGAAGATTTACAAGCAATTGAAAAAGCAATTGAAACTGCTCAAAAAAGTGAAAAACCAACATATATTGAAGTAAAAACTATTATTGGAATAGGTTCTACAAATCAAGGAACAACAAAAGTTCACGGAGCTCCATTAGGTTCAGATATAGCAACAGTTAAAAAATACTTTAATTGAAATGAACAAGACTTTACAATTCCAAAAGAAGTTTATGACTTTTGAAAAATCAATGTTTTAAATAGGGGAGTTGCTTTAAATGATCAATGAGATAAAATGTTTGCAGCTTATAAAAAAGAAAATCCTCAATTAGCAGAGCAACTTTTAAAATCAATTAATAAAGAATGAGATATTGATTTAAAAGAATTAGAAGCATTAAATAAAGGCACAGAACAAGCAACAAGAGTAAGTAGTGGAGAAGTATTTAACTTATTAAGTAAAAATATTCCTGGAATAATTGGGGGAAGTGCTGATTTATGTGAATCTACAAAAATTAAAGGTACTGATGGAAATTATGATTTTGACAATAAAAAAGGAAGAAATATAATGTATGGAGTTAGAGAATTTGCAATGAGTTCAATAAACAATGGTATTGCACTTCATGGTGGATTATTACCAATGGCATCAGGATTTTTTGTTTTTGCAGATTACTTAAAACCAGCTTTAAGGATGAGTTCAATTATGAATTTACAAACTCTAAGTGTATTTACTCATGATTCAATTGCTGTTGGAGAAGATGGACCAACTCATCAACCAATCGAGCAACTTGCGATGTTAAGAAGTATACCAAATATGAGCGTTTATAGACCTTGTGATATGTTAGAAACTATTGCAAGTTATTATAATGCTTTAAATAATAAAAATAATCCAAGTGTAATTGTAGCAACTCGTCAAAATTTAAAAGAATTAAATCACTCAAAAACTATTATTGATGATGTAAAAAAAGGAGCTTATATTTTAAGCAAAACTAATAAAGCAAATATTACTTTAATAGCATCAGGAAGTGAAACTTCACTTGCTTTAGAAGTTAAAAATGAGTTAGAAAAAAATAATCAAAAAGTAAATGTGGTTTCTATGCCGAATATGAATGAATTTTTAAAGCAATCTAAAGATTATCAAGATTCAATTATTGATAAAAATACAATTAGATTTTCAATAGAATTATTATCAACTTATGGATGACATAGATTTTTGGGAGATAGTGGAAAAGCATATGGAATTGATACTTTTGGCTATTCTGCTCCAGCACAAGATGTTATTAAAGAAATCAAATTTACAAGTAGTGAAATATCAAAAGACATTTTAAATCATTTAAAATAA
- a CDS encoding YneF family protein, producing the protein MTIVWWGALLIALGAAVLGGVIGFIITRKVIQKQLRENPPINENQIRAMYRSMGRKPTETDIKKTMNAVKRGK; encoded by the coding sequence ATGACAATTGTTTGATGAGGAGCTCTACTAATTGCATTAGGTGCAGCTGTTTTAGGGGGAGTTATTGGTTTTATAATAACAAGAAAAGTTATACAAAAGCAACTTAGAGAAAATCCACCAATTAATGAGAATCAAATAAGAGCTATGTATAGAAGTATGGGAAGAAAACCTACTGAAACTGATATTAAAAAAACAATGAATGCTGTTAAAAGAGGAAAATAA
- a CDS encoding MBL fold metallo-hydrolase — MIQVFTCREFKKVNAFLLHNENKKAILFDTGYLVYKDIIKFVEENNIKITDIFITHGHFAHFYGVNEICKSQDNPNVFIGKDDLLNLFDCVKNTSYFFEGVGEYILQPIKNLKVISKDTKIEVNGYNLEIYGKKIHTDGSMIVSIPEKKFIFVGDFIFKDESYLMEDLMNIDHKLEKNAKDIFKWFINSFDKNFSVFPGHYEYGFKIRDILEKEEGKLLIKFINKVN; from the coding sequence ATGATACAAGTATTTACTTGTAGAGAGTTTAAAAAGGTTAATGCCTTTTTATTACATAATGAGAATAAAAAAGCTATATTATTTGATACAGGATATTTAGTTTATAAAGATATAATAAAATTTGTAGAAGAAAATAATATCAAAATTACAGATATTTTTATCACACATGGACATTTTGCTCATTTCTATGGAGTAAATGAAATATGCAAAAGCCAAGATAACCCAAATGTATTTATAGGAAAAGATGATTTATTAAATCTTTTTGATTGTGTTAAAAATACTAGTTATTTTTTTGAAGGTGTAGGAGAATATATCTTGCAACCTATTAAAAATTTAAAAGTTATATCAAAAGATACTAAAATAGAAGTAAATGGATATAATTTAGAAATATATGGAAAGAAAATACATACTGATGGATCAATGATAGTTTCAATTCCAGAAAAAAAGTTTATTTTTGTAGGAGATTTTATTTTTAAAGATGAAAGTTATTTAATGGAAGATTTAATGAATATAGATCATAAGTTAGAAAAAAATGCAAAAGATATATTTAAATGATTTATTAATAGTTTTGACAAAAATTTTTCGGTTTTTCCAGGTCATTATGAATATGGTTTTAAAATTAGAGATATTTTAGAAAAAGAAGAAGGTAAATTATTAATAAAATTCATTAATAAAGTTAATTAA
- a CDS encoding MIP/aquaporin family protein translates to MNDWFMNFGTELIGTMILILLGNGVVANVFLKNTKGNNGGFLSITIGWAVAVILGATISSAMGGKAHLNPAVTLAMLSNGWEKNVGSFGLLPLFFVGQIIGAILAQVILDIFYIKHITHTISEKQPENVLAMHSTGPTYRNIILNFFSEFIGTVVLVLAIFATINWFKFYNFMGPIFVGITVLGIGLALGGTTGYAINPVRDLIPRVVYQFLPVKNKVKADWQYSWIPVVAPLFAGVIVGLLFLI, encoded by the coding sequence ATGAATGATTGATTTATGAATTTTGGAACGGAATTAATTGGAACAATGATTTTAATTTTACTTGGTAACGGAGTAGTTGCCAATGTTTTTTTAAAAAATACAAAAGGAAATAATGGAGGGTTCTTATCTATAACAATTGGATGAGCAGTTGCAGTAATTTTAGGAGCAACTATTTCTTCTGCAATGGGGGGGAAAGCTCATTTAAATCCAGCTGTAACATTAGCAATGCTTTCAAATGGATGAGAAAAAAATGTTGGAAGTTTTGGTCTACTACCATTATTTTTTGTTGGTCAAATAATAGGAGCTATTTTAGCACAAGTTATATTAGACATTTTTTATATCAAACATATAACACACACAATTTCAGAAAAGCAACCAGAAAACGTTTTGGCAATGCACAGTACTGGACCAACATATAGAAATATAATTTTAAACTTTTTTTCAGAATTTATTGGTACAGTAGTTTTAGTATTGGCAATATTTGCAACAATAAATTGATTTAAATTTTATAATTTTATGGGACCAATATTTGTTGGAATAACAGTTTTAGGAATTGGTTTAGCATTAGGTGGAACTACTGGTTATGCAATTAATCCAGTAAGAGATTTAATACCAAGAGTTGTTTATCAATTTTTACCAGTTAAAAATAAAGTTAAAGCTGATTGACAGTATTCATGAATACCAGTTGTAGCACCATTATTTGCAGGTGTAATTGTAGGACTATTATTTTTAATTTAA
- the glpO gene encoding type 2 glycerol-3-phosphate oxidase, with the protein MSNQKYDICIIGAGIIGASIARELSKYNLNILVLESNVSYGLETTTGNSGVIHGGFDPTPGKLNAKLNQRGKKLYKEKWFKELDFRYLPINSLVIAFNEEEEKHLEILYENGFINGLEKDEIKLIEKDEILKLQPNISNKVRKALLCNSSIAIDAVELTGVLLKNAKRNSCEIKFNQKVINIQNQNDEFIVETNNNKYNSKMIINCAGHFADVISKMAGYDEYKLDTRRGEYIVLKKSKDNYVDNIVFLVPTIWGKGVIVAPTIDGNILIGPTSQEGVGKDETSLITDEKEKLIMDIGKKIMPGLDYSKMTKRFSGSRPIYKKTNDFYIEFAKNNKNFLNVAGMKSPAIAAAPAIAEYVIEKVKEVMTLKEKENWISKEENILLKN; encoded by the coding sequence ATGAGTAATCAAAAATATGATATTTGTATAATTGGTGCAGGTATTATAGGAGCATCAATTGCAAGAGAGTTATCAAAATATAATTTAAATATTTTAGTTTTAGAATCAAATGTTTCATATGGTTTAGAAACAACAACAGGAAATTCTGGTGTTATTCATGGTGGATTTGATCCTACTCCTGGAAAACTAAATGCCAAATTAAATCAAAGAGGTAAAAAACTTTACAAAGAAAAATGATTTAAAGAATTGGATTTTAGATATTTACCAATAAATTCATTAGTTATTGCATTCAATGAAGAAGAAGAAAAACATTTAGAAATTTTATATGAAAATGGCTTTATAAATGGCTTAGAAAAAGATGAAATTAAATTAATTGAAAAAGATGAAATATTAAAATTACAACCAAATATTAGCAATAAAGTAAGAAAAGCACTTTTGTGTAACAGTTCAATTGCAATTGATGCAGTTGAATTAACTGGAGTTTTATTAAAAAACGCAAAAAGAAATTCATGTGAAATTAAGTTTAATCAAAAAGTTATAAATATTCAAAATCAAAATGATGAATTTATTGTTGAAACAAATAATAATAAATATAATTCAAAAATGATTATTAATTGTGCAGGTCATTTTGCAGATGTAATAAGTAAAATGGCAGGATATGATGAATATAAATTAGATACAAGAAGAGGAGAATATATTGTTCTAAAAAAATCAAAAGACAATTATGTAGACAATATTGTATTTTTAGTGCCAACAATTTGAGGTAAAGGTGTTATTGTAGCACCTACTATAGATGGAAATATTCTTATTGGTCCTACTTCACAAGAAGGTGTAGGAAAAGATGAAACAAGTCTAATTACTGATGAAAAAGAAAAATTAATTATGGATATAGGTAAAAAAATTATGCCAGGACTTGATTATTCAAAAATGACAAAAAGATTTTCAGGATCAAGACCAATTTATAAAAAAACAAATGATTTTTATATTGAATTTGCTAAAAATAATAAAAACTTTTTAAATGTAGCTGGAATGAAATCACCTGCAATAGCTGCAGCACCAGCTATTGCAGAATATGTAATAGAAAAAGTAAAAGAAGTAATGACTTTGAAAGAAAAAGAAAATTGAATTTCAAAAGAGGAAAATATATTATTGAAAAATTAG
- the glpK gene encoding glycerol kinase GlpK translates to MEKYIVTLDEGTTSARTLVVNKKGEIVVSNQKEFSQYYPEEGWVEQDAIEIWNTQRTTLLKALNSKEILPEQVAAIGITNQRETVIIWDKNTGNPIYNAIVWQDRRTDDYCIELAKKYKEKIQKKTGLIIDAYFSASKIKWILDNVKGSKEKAQKGELYFGNVNTWLIWRLSGGKVFCTDHTNASRTMLYNISSHNWDEELLEIFDIPKSLLPEIKSNSEIYGYTFAELLSKNSQYKIPIASSIGDQQSALFGQMCLEKGDIKTTFGTGAFILMNTGEEKVESKNGLLTVIGYSINNKFVYGLEGSIMMAGATLQWLRDDLRMIYQTPLSEYYSKSVKDSRQVYFVPSFSGLGSPYWDPYSRGGIFGLDRGVRKEHIIKAALDSIAYQSNDVFDVMQKDSKIDIKTIKLDGGASKNNYLIQFQANISKREIIRPKNVETTAMGAAYLAGLAVGYWKNIEEIKENWKVDVKVKPQKDMSKELKGWKEAVKRTRNWLKDIA, encoded by the coding sequence ATGGAAAAATATATTGTAACTTTAGATGAAGGTACAACAAGTGCTAGAACATTAGTTGTAAATAAAAAAGGTGAAATAGTTGTTTCAAATCAAAAAGAATTTAGTCAATATTATCCTGAAGAAGGATGAGTTGAACAAGATGCTATTGAAATTTGAAATACTCAAAGAACAACTTTACTTAAAGCTTTAAACTCAAAAGAAATTTTACCAGAACAAGTTGCAGCTATAGGAATTACAAATCAAAGAGAGACAGTTATAATTTGAGATAAAAATACAGGAAATCCAATTTATAATGCAATTGTTTGACAAGATAGAAGAACAGATGATTATTGTATTGAACTTGCAAAAAAATATAAAGAAAAAATTCAAAAGAAAACAGGATTAATTATTGATGCTTATTTTTCTGCAAGTAAAATTAAATGAATCTTAGATAATGTAAAAGGATCAAAAGAAAAAGCACAAAAAGGGGAATTATATTTTGGTAATGTTAACACATGATTAATTTGAAGACTAAGTGGGGGTAAAGTATTTTGTACAGATCATACAAATGCATCTAGAACAATGCTTTACAATATTTCATCTCATAATTGAGATGAAGAACTTTTAGAAATATTTGATATTCCTAAAAGTTTATTGCCAGAAATTAAAAGTAATAGTGAAATTTATGGATATACTTTTGCAGAATTGCTTTCAAAAAATTCTCAATATAAAATTCCAATAGCAAGTTCGATTGGAGATCAACAATCTGCTTTATTTGGACAAATGTGCTTAGAAAAAGGAGATATTAAAACTACTTTTGGAACTGGTGCTTTTATACTTATGAATACTGGAGAAGAAAAAGTAGAGAGTAAAAATGGACTTTTAACAGTAATTGGATATTCAATTAATAATAAATTTGTTTATGGTTTAGAAGGTTCAATAATGATGGCAGGAGCGACTCTTCAATGATTAAGAGATGATTTGAGAATGATTTATCAAACTCCGTTAAGTGAATACTATTCAAAATCTGTTAAAGATTCAAGACAAGTATATTTTGTTCCAAGTTTTTCTGGGTTAGGTTCACCATATTGAGATCCTTACTCAAGAGGTGGTATATTTGGACTTGATAGGGGAGTTAGAAAAGAGCATATTATTAAAGCTGCACTTGACTCTATTGCCTATCAATCAAATGATGTTTTTGATGTAATGCAAAAAGATTCAAAAATAGATATTAAAACTATAAAACTTGATGGAGGAGCAAGTAAAAACAATTACTTAATTCAGTTTCAAGCAAATATTTCAAAAAGAGAAATAATAAGACCTAAAAATGTTGAAACTACAGCAATGGGAGCTGCATATTTAGCAGGACTTGCTGTAGGATATTGAAAAAATATAGAAGAAATTAAAGAAAATTGAAAAGTTGATGTTAAAGTAAAACCACAAAAAGATATGTCAAAAGAATTAAAAGGTTGAAAAGAAGCAGTTAAAAGAACAAGAAATTGATTAAAAGATATTGCTTAA
- the plsY gene encoding glycerol-3-phosphate 1-O-acyltransferase PlsY, translating into MVWEIIAGTFIVSVISYLIGSYSFSITIVKLKTNKDVREEGSKNAGATNASRIIGKKWGIVIMFLDAFKILLAVFIALSISQIHANIFKNVILIIPGLFALIGHCWPIYYKFKGGKAVSCFMGLIFTINWIAGIVMFGTWIILVLISRKVSIGSIIASLLTAILMWIPQMSGLNTFDIDGSAFAQIYSNNEFTAVWYNQLHTLNQGNQFDSFLIINLVTTFSMLILLERHWQNIERLIKGTEPYFIKKMTFKNKDQKQKK; encoded by the coding sequence ATGGTTTGAGAAATAATTGCAGGTACTTTTATTGTATCTGTTATTAGTTATTTAATAGGAAGTTACTCTTTTTCAATAACAATAGTTAAATTAAAAACTAATAAAGATGTTAGAGAAGAAGGAAGCAAAAATGCTGGTGCAACCAATGCAAGTAGAATTATTGGTAAAAAATGAGGAATCGTTATCATGTTTCTTGATGCTTTTAAAATCTTACTTGCAGTTTTTATAGCATTATCAATAAGTCAAATTCACGCAAATATTTTTAAAAATGTAATTTTAATTATTCCAGGATTATTTGCTCTAATTGGTCACTGTTGACCAATTTATTACAAATTTAAAGGTGGAAAAGCAGTTAGTTGTTTTATGGGTTTAATATTTACAATTAATTGAATAGCTGGAATTGTTATGTTTGGAACTTGAATAATATTGGTATTAATTTCAAGAAAAGTAAGTATTGGATCAATTATTGCTTCTTTATTAACAGCAATTTTAATGTGAATTCCTCAAATGTCAGGGTTAAATACTTTTGATATTGATGGAAGTGCTTTTGCTCAAATTTATAGTAATAATGAGTTTACAGCTGTTTGATATAACCAATTGCACACTTTAAATCAAGGTAATCAATTTGATAGTTTTTTAATAATTAATTTAGTAACAACCTTTTCTATGTTGATATTATTGGAAAGACATTGACAAAATATTGAACGTTTAATTAAAGGAACTGAACCCTATTTTATTAAAAAAATGACTTTTAAAAATAAAGATCAAAAACAAAAAAAATAA
- a CDS encoding riboflavin kinase gives MTNRTLAFFYNNLTMIMINLEDSIGLIANFENWSENEDRQVEKLKKIAKESKLKSTLFIITNKEMNYGLWNSNNIIQKADEKEIDYVIFYCANPMIKQITDFDLYNNIEDFLSVRKMIISKDYIDSNDSRFTTNFIQQNWKENAIIIETTVTKDLETNLNLLKESKFKKFEELNKLKYQFDARVSEGKKLGRTIGFPTINLITEEKIALSYGVYACNVYIDHLKENFLGAGCYWKNELNQDVFEIFLIDFDKEIYGWKVSVSPIEKLRENIKVNNLEELKELLTKDVKATLKFKK, from the coding sequence ATGACAAATAGAACATTAGCTTTTTTTTATAATAATTTAACTATGATTATGATAAATCTTGAAGATTCAATAGGATTAATAGCAAATTTTGAAAATTGAAGTGAAAATGAAGATAGACAAGTTGAAAAATTAAAAAAAATAGCAAAAGAAAGTAAACTTAAATCAACTTTATTTATTATTACAAACAAAGAAATGAATTATGGATTATGAAATTCAAACAATATTATTCAAAAAGCAGATGAAAAAGAAATAGATTATGTAATTTTTTATTGTGCTAATCCAATGATAAAACAAATAACTGATTTTGATTTATATAATAATATTGAAGATTTTTTAAGTGTAAGAAAAATGATAATTTCAAAAGATTATATTGATTCAAATGATTCAAGATTTACAACAAACTTTATTCAACAAAATTGAAAAGAAAATGCAATTATAATAGAAACAACAGTAACTAAGGATCTTGAAACTAATTTAAATTTATTAAAAGAAAGTAAATTTAAAAAATTTGAAGAACTTAATAAATTAAAATATCAATTTGATGCAAGAGTTAGTGAAGGAAAAAAATTAGGAAGAACTATAGGATTTCCAACAATTAATTTAATTACAGAAGAAAAAATAGCTTTATCATATGGTGTTTATGCATGTAATGTTTATATTGATCACTTAAAAGAAAATTTTTTAGGAGCAGGTTGTTATTGAAAAAACGAATTAAACCAAGATGTTTTTGAGATTTTTTTAATTGATTTTGATAAGGAAATTTATGGTTGAAAAGTTAGTGTTTCACCAATTGAAAAATTAAGAGAGAATATTAAAGTTAATAATTTAGAAGAACTTAAAGAATTATTAACAAAGGATGTAAAAGCAACTTTAAAATTTAAAAAATAA